GGCGGCGAGACCCGCGGACCCGCTGGTACTCGGGCTGCCGCGCGGAGGCGTACCGGTCGCAGCAGAGGTCGCTGCCGCGCTCGACGCGCCGCTGGACGTCTTCGTCGTGCGGAAGGTCGGCGCTCCCGGTCATCGGGAGCTCGGTATCGGGGCCGTCGCCGAGGGCACCGACGACCTCGTCGTCTCCGACACCGCGGCAACCGTCGGCGCGACCCGCGACGAGGTCACCGAGCTGGCCGCGGCCGAACGGGTGGAGCTGGAGAGGCAGTGTCAGCGGTACCGCGGTGACCGGCAACTGCCCGACGTCACACGGCACGACGTCGTGCTCGTCGACGACGGGCTCGCGACCGGGGTGACCGCGGAAGCCGCCCTGCGCGCACTGCGTACCCGAGGGGCGCGCCGGCTCCTGCTTGGCGCACCGGTGTGCGCGCAGGAGACGGCGGACCGCCTGACGGCGCTGGCCGACCAGGTCGTGTGCGTGCTGTCGCGGGTCGACT
This genomic window from Streptosporangiales bacterium contains:
- a CDS encoding phosphoribosyltransferase, with protein sequence MRFDDRRDAGRQLATHVAAARPADPLVLGLPRGGVPVAAEVAAALDAPLDVFVVRKVGAPGHRELGIGAVAEGTDDLVVSDTAATVGATRDEVTELAAAERVELERQCQRYRGDRQLPDVTRHDVVLVDDGLATGVTAEAALRALRTRGARRLLLGAPVCAQETADRLTALADQVVCVLSRVDFLSVGAWYQDFRQVDDAEVLAALGR